The Lycium barbarum isolate Lr01 chromosome 9, ASM1917538v2, whole genome shotgun sequence genome has a segment encoding these proteins:
- the LOC132609914 gene encoding E4 SUMO-protein ligase PIAL2 isoform X3, producing MAGAATVNAGVNAGANTLNPSYVNSFRISAVADRLATHVCNNQPKIDPQEFVHLCLSLARGIDFAIANQEVPNRAQDLPLLVKQNASQSGWFTEKDAEELCNLANEISSSFCSTLDFKTEPSSSLTIISTVMSRFFPRLKMGQIISFLEAKPGFGAYVNDFQITKNMNLSEGEKVRLFVAQTDNLETSVCLITPPQVNFLLNGTPVGRRTNVLMDPGPQLPSPVPHMLKFGTNLLQAVGQFNGNYIIAVAFMSEISTPVQATVPDYEQAPVSSVDPDSEIIEGPSRTSLNCPISFTRIKTPVKGHSCKHLQCFDFDNYIDINSRRPSWRCPHCNQHVCFTDIRIDQDMVKVLKEVSEDVTYVMISSDGSWKAIMEGDDHTEKPRDKTPDIAQDSPRRGSDGPSNTPGDYLDLTDIDEDMNPVTIAETEDRKNFPTISQIQSNVQSATAVNNPSEINQTGASDLGDDFWSRIYLSSYGIGTSSSLSSMQTGSASEHARTNTVQAPVLMDGMSPALNPEGNAFIPTAVLESGLSSSNLLQLQQFQFGNAAINEYGRFPSAARPANRTPIAVQALPVQMNTPVPQQRQQSAMNPLLYAAPPAATQAMPTVSLDGSNLRSDLEVRSYPELDLLQARMASSALPQKRPLASPPPSQQVVGRQAPHLKTPYSTSQSQATWERWEAMKNGSQVGINQSFAGGQHARVVATQQSTQVVRPVHSPRTAPPSVHSPRSAPPPGHSPRSAPPLPGSADRFRTPLAPDHRGSTGGTTPVTRTDCSVDPQLDPNWRPTGRMRGSLSGRAYSEALQQFMLQPTQQAQAARPSIPPNLSPQLQVLLANRGVHNTQPVNLPSTAPANASDASGVLPERSSGIQ from the exons AATGCTAGTCAGAGCGGGTGGTTTACAGAGAAAGATGCCGAGGAACTTTGTAATCTTGCAAATGAG ATTTCCAGCAGCTTCTGCAGCACATTAGATTTTAAAACTGAACCAAGCAGTTCTCTGACAATTATCTCGACGGTAATGTCAAG ATTTTTTCCACGGCTGAAGATGGGTCAGATAATTTCTTTCCTGGAAGCCAAG CCTGGATTTGGTGCCTACGTGAATGATTTCCAGATAACGAAGAATATGAACCTTTCTGAAGGAGAGAAAGTA AGACTATTTGTTGCACAAACAGATAATCTGGAGACCTCAGTATGTCTTATAACGCCGCCTCAAGTGAA CTTTCTTCTGAATGGGACACCCGTCGGAAGGAGGACTAATGTGTTAATG GACCCTGGACCGCAGCTTCCATCTCCTGTACCTCATATGCTTAAATTTGGAACAAATCTTCTTCAAGCTGTGGGCCAGTTTAACG GAAATTATATCATAGCTGTTGCTTTCATGAGTGAGATCTCTACCCCAGTTCAGGCCACAGTCCCTGATTATGAGCAGGCTCCTGTTTCTTCTGTCGATCCAG ATTCTGAAATTATTGAGGGGCCATCAAGAACTTCTCTGAATTGCCCCATAAG CTTCACACGTATTAAAACTCCAGTAAAAGGACATTCTTGCAAACATCTTCAG TGTTTCGATTTTGACAACTATatcgacataaattcaaggaGACCATCGTGGCGTTGTCCTCATTGTAATCAGCACGTGTGTTTCACTGATATTCGTATTGATCAAGATATGGTCAAG gTTTTGAAAGAGGTGAGTGAGGATGTCACATATGTCATGATCTCCTCAGATGGTTCATGGAAGGCAATCATGGAAGGTGATGACCATACTGAAAAGCCCAGGGATAAAACCCCTGACATTGCTCAAGATAGTCCGCGCCGCGGTTCTGATGGCCCTTCAAATACCCCCGGTGATTATTTAGATCTTACTGACATAGATGAGGACATGAATCCCGTGACTATTGCTGAAACGGAAGACAGAAAAAATTTCCCAACGATCTCTCAAATTCAATCTAATGTACAGAGCGCAACAGCTGTGAATAATCCAAGTGAAATCAATCAAACAGGTGCTTCTGATTTGGGGGATGATTTCTGGTCAAGAATCTATTTGTCCTCGTATGGAATAGGGACATCTAGTTCTTTGTCCAGTATGCAAACTGGCAGTGCTTCTGAGCATGCAAGAACCAACACGGTGCAGGCGCCTGTTTTGATGGATGGAATGTCTCCCGCTCTCAACCCCGAGGGAAATGCTTTTATTCCAACCGCTGTACTTGAGAGTGGACTATCTTCTTCCAATTTGCTGCAGTTACAACAGTTCCAATTTGGTAACGCTGCAATCAATGAATATGGAAGGTTTCCATCTGCAGCCAGGCCTGCAAACAGAACTCCTATTGCAGTTCAGGCCCTTCCAGTCCAGATGAACACTCCTGTTCCTCAGCAGAGACAACAAAGCGCAATGAATCCCTTGCTCTACGCTGCCCCTCCAGCAGCTACTCAGGCTATGCCTACTGTGTCATTGGATGGTTCCAATCTAAGAAGTGACTTGGAGGTACGTTCCTATCCTGAATTGGACCTGCTTCAGGCACGCATGGCCTCGTCAGCATTACCACAGAAG CGTCCTCTtgcttctcctccaccatctCAACAGGTTGTTGGCCGTCAAGCTCCGCACCTGAAAACACCCTATTCGACTAGCCAGTCTCAAGCTACTTGGGAGAGATGGGAAGCCATGAAGAATGGTTCACAAGTTGGTATTAATCAGTCTTTTGCTGGTGGACAACATGCCCGAGTTGTCGCTACACAGCAATCCACACAAGTGGTGAGACCCGTTCATTCTCCTAGAACTGCGCCTCCATCTGTTCATTCTCCTAGAAGTGCGCCTCCACCTGGTCATTCTCCTAGAAGTGCGCCTCCACTCCCAGGTAGTGCTGACAGGTTCAGGACACCATTGGCCCCCGACCATAGGGGAAGTACAGGAGGCACAACACCAGTCACAAGGACGGATTGTTCCGTGGATCCCCAGCTAGATCCAAACTGGCGCCCTACAGGCCGCATGCGTGGAAGCCTTTCAGGACGAGCTTATTCTGAAGCACTGCAACAGTTCATGCTTCAGCCAACACAGCAAGCTCAAGCTGCCAGACCATCTATTCCACCTAATCTTTCACCCCAACTGCAAGTTCTTTTGGCAAATAGAGGCGTTCATAATACGCAGCCAGTGAATCTTCCATCTACAGCACCCGCCAATGCATCTGATGCTTCAGGCGTTTTACCCGAGCGTTCCTCAGGAATTCAGTAG